The sequence AACATTTGAATGCACGTTTCACTACTTTTTTTGCGCAATTTGTTGTTCTCTAGGGAGCCAAATGGTAAAACTCACAAGTGTTTGATCAATGAATGGACTAATACAGTGGATCGCAAATGttatttactagggatgtaatgatatccaaacatcacgatatgatattattacgatattgtggggagattggcgatatttaaaaaaggtcacaatattgcaaaaaaaaaaaaaaaaaaaaaagtccaaaagcacaatattgtgcttttgtacatagcagcaatgcatataaatcacctacaatctctaataacgatATTGAGGTGCTTATTTATTaatatgcatgcacacattgagttcctccacatattgactctgttcacaagcgtattgcgttccccttcatctgacaattagcgtggattttaaacatagaagggccaaaacgtcccaacgaaaattaaattgcactaaaaaactagccaccagagggtgctagaattgcacaaatggaaatcaacctgactttttcaacagatgtccatccatccattttctgaaccgcttactcctcacaagtgtcgcaggggtgctggagcctatcccagctggcttcgggcaataggcggggtacaccctgaactgattgccagccaatccagggcacacagagacgaacgaccatccacacacacaagcacacctaaggacaattcggagcgcccaattaacccgccatgcatgtctttggaatgtgggcggagaccggaatacccggagaagacccacacaggcacggggagaacatgcaaactccacccaggaaggccggagcctggactcgatcttgcgtcctcaagtactgggaggcagacatgctaaccactcaatccaccgtgccaccctaatgaatacattatattttataaaaagaCAGTTGGTAGAGAACACCTCACCTTTACACCGTTGCATTGAAATGACAGAAATAAATATCACGATGACGACAAAAGCCATAGTTCCTGCGGCAGAGTACACATACATCCATTGCCCTTCCTCCATTATAGCTGCAGACAGAAAGATAcactttattaatttattattatatttatgaatCACCTCACAATACGTCAAGAAAACATTCTTACCGGTTTCATTCCTATAGGAGATGTTATCTGTAGAACCAAAGTTAGTATGTATTGTTAGAATAGGCTCCAAAAATGAACCATAATTCATAAAGACATACCATCCACCGACACTTTGATGCTCTGTCCTAGGGTGAGTCCACTTTGACACCGATATAACCCTGCATTGCTTTTTTGTATATTGGTGAAGCGTAATAAGAACTTAGTTGCCACTGTGCTTAACTTCTTCACGATCACGTTAGTGTGAGCGTCACGAATTACTGGCACAAAATCGTTCCTTTCATATTTATACCAGGAGACATTGTACGGCGGTTTAGTGCAATTAATATACTGGTATGTGCAATTAATCTCCAAGTTGTCCCCCAGTGTAGCGTTGTAATCAGTTGTGTCCCCCACCATGATTTGCAGGCAGTCTTCACCGTCTGGAGAGAGGGGATGACAAACACTACAATTAACACCATAAGACAGTAGCAGGAATATTTCTGCTTTATTTGCCGAGCAAAGAGAATTTAAATATGGACCGCCACAAATTCAGAGCTCAAGGCAGATGTGTTCATCACTTCTCCACCATGATGCCtctcaatcacatttttttcataacCCCTTAACCACTGTGCAAGTGTATAAAGGTGAGGGCTCTATCATACATCGAACGTGGATCTATTAGAAAGAGAGGTTATACATACAATACTTATTGAAGAAGCAACTTACAGCTTGAAGTGAGATGCAGCACTGCCGAGATGGCCGCAAATAGCACACTCAAAGAGTGGTTCATGTTTGAAGACGATACTCCACATCTTCGTCTCGCAGCCAATTCAAAATGAGACGGTCTCCAAGCGTATCGTTTGGTTACAGACAGAAGTACAACTTCCTCTGTCTGTTGCAAATCACAAGTGGAAGTAGCCTAAATTAAACTTGGTGGGTGGActtctgcaaaacctgcagtctTCAAACACGACAGCTACTCTGCTCAAGTTTGCGTTCTCATGAACAACCTGACTTATTGTATCACACACGTAATACtgcattatttatttcaacCACATGAAAACATCCAAATgtgttgtgcattttatttcttGAATAACAGCGCCTCGATGCGGTTATACGTGCCATTGCAGAATGtccgttttttttctctttctgtcttttcttttgAAGAACGTTTATTGAACAAACACACATTCAAAGATCAGGCAGTCCAACTtacatgtttacaaaaaaatataatacaaccttaaaacaaaagtaaatcaCATAAGAAATAAGACGCgcgcgggtttgggtgggggtggggggggggtatacatttttttttaaattacattctaAATATAcgcgttatatatatatatatatatatatatatatatatatatatatatatatatatatatatatatatatatatatatatatatatggtctcTTAAATGGATAACACATAAGAAAATTCAATTAATAATTGATATTCatacagaaatatatatatatatatatatatatatatatatatatatatatatatatatatatatatatatatatacatacacacacacacacacacacacacacacacatatatatatatatatatatatatatatatatttctgtatGAATATCAATTATTACTTGAATTTTCTTATTTGTTATCCATTTAAGAGACCAAAATATGTTGAtctcaatcaaaaataaattgaataaagaTCTCGAATTTAGAAATTTATGAACGTAAAATGTTCTTTATAAAAACAACACTTGCCAGGCAttgtgtttacaaaacgtgaaaTATGTTACTTgggtaatatttttatatataactcGACTGACTTTTTCTGTCATGAAGAACGTAAAAGGAACAAGCCACACTTTACTCAACTAATATtcctgaatgaatgaataaatgaatgaatgaatggatgaataaataaatgaataaataaataaataaataaataaataaataaataaataaataaataaataaatactcattaTGAAACGTTCGTCGAGCGCTACTATTTACGTAATGACGTACTTCCTGTACGTAATGACGTATTCCCTACGCCCCCGACAAGCCGAAAATGGCGGAGTATCTGGCGTCCATTTTCGGCACAGAGAAAGACAAGTAAGTTTTCTTGtctctttgttttaatgaagcGAGAAAGAGGATTGACTCAGCAAGCACCAGTGCACTTTGTAAGCTTGAACCGCTGTTCACTTGATAGCGCTTGCTTGCAGTGAATTGGGGTAGTTTTGCTTATAATTAGCAAGTGGAGCTAACGAGCTGATCTGAGCTAACTCAATGAATGAAACAGGAAATCACGTTCGCAAATCTGCAGCAGCAAGGCGCTAAACTGCCTGGTTTTAAAATTACTTATGAGAGCACATGTTGTTATTTCTGCTTTACGTGCAGCATTGTTTTTAATCGTAAATGAAGTTGTTCCCCAAATTGGCGGCATTTCGTTTGAATTCACCCCAGGCGAGTTGCAGAAGCTTTACATTTTAAACACTCCTCACAACCACCTAATTACAGTCGTTACTTTCATGGTACTTGTATGATGATATAGCCACACATTACATGCTTAAACAAAGTGGTTGGTagttattttgtgaaaatgcaaTCGTTTTGATAATAATGCTAAGATGAAAAATGCAAGAACAAAAGTATTAACATTTATCATTTGCAGCACTGCCTCAGATATTTTATTCAACATGGTTGTATGTTGTCTTGagtcattttattgtttatgcAGTTCATGGCGTTGTGAACATAAATTGATGGCTGTGGATCTTTTGCCGTGACCGGCACTCTCCTGGGAGCACTATATTGCCGTGGCCGACGGCTCTTTTTGGTCAACCGTCTTCCACTGGGCGTGATTCCTGcctgcatcacccccttctgtgttttgttgttgttgtt is a genomic window of Festucalex cinctus isolate MCC-2025b chromosome 2, RoL_Fcin_1.0, whole genome shotgun sequence containing:
- the btla gene encoding B- and T-lymphocyte attenuator, translating into MNHSLSVLFAAISAVLHLTSSYGEDCLQIMVGDTTDYNATLGDNLEINCTYQYINCTKPPYNVSWYKYERNDFVPVIRDAHTNVIVKKLSTVATKFLLRFTNIQKSNAGLYRCQSGLTLGQSIKVSVDDNISYRNETAIMEEGQWMYVYSAAGTMAFVVIVIFISVISMQRCKGRARRETQTESEHFSLVNRQAGAKPLDTQTSSNSCIYSKMSLEEERHPEKEGSSVMYAALNHQLLLGAPARPRRPKDESSEYADIRV